From a single Glycine soja cultivar W05 chromosome 19, ASM419377v2, whole genome shotgun sequence genomic region:
- the LOC114400832 gene encoding zinc finger AN1 domain-containing stress-associated protein 12-like: MASGGTEAFPDLGKHCQHRDCNQLDFLPFTCDGCQQVFCLEHRSYKSHSCPKSDHNSRKVVVCEACSMSIETTGNVGQDKEAILQKHLKSGICDPTKKKKPTCPVKRCKEVLTFSNTSTCKTCHIKVCLKHRFPADHACSRGASASVANGLWNNRFLAAFG, from the exons ATGGCTTCAGGCGGAACAGAAGCTTTTCCAGATTTGGGTAAACACTGCCAGCACCGCGATTGCAACCAGCTCGATTTTCTTCCTTTCACCTGCGACGGTTGCCAACAG GTGTTTTGTTTGGAACAcagatcctacaagtcccattCATGCCCAAAATCCGACCACAACAGCAGAAAGGTGGTTGTTTGCGAAGCATGTTCCATGTCCATCGAGACCACCGGCAACGTGGGACAAGACAAAGAGGCAATCTTGCAGAAGCATCTCAAGTCTGGTATCTGTGACCCCACCAAGAAGAAGAAACCAACTTGCCCCGTCAAGCGTTGCAAGGAGGTTTTGACGTTTTCCAACACCAGCACATGTAAAACTTGCCACATTAAGGTGTGCCTCAAGCACCGTTTCCCTGCTGATCATGCTTGTAGCAGAGGAGCTTCAGCTTCTGTTGCTAATGGTTTGTGGAACAATAGGTTCTTGGCTGCTTTTGGGTAA
- the LOC114400833 gene encoding ferredoxin-thioredoxin reductase catalytic chain, chloroplastic-like: protein MTTQASTFAVAVPSVTTPFRSHRNPFVVRAQAEPSDKSVEIMRKFSEQYARKSGTYFCVDKGVTSVVIKGLADHKDTLGAPLCPCRHYDDKAAEVAQGFWNCPCVPMRERKECHCMLFLTPDNDFAGNEQTITLDEIKESTANM, encoded by the exons ATGACCACCCAAGCTTCCACCTTCGCCGTCGCCGTTCCCTCCGTCACAACCCCCTTCCGCAGCCACCGGAATCCCTTCGTTGTTCGAGCCCAAG cGGAACCTTCAGATAAATCCGTTGAAATTATGAGGAAATTCTCAGAGCAATATGCTCGTAAATCAGGAACATACTTTTGTGTTGACAAAGGAGTCACTTCTGTTGTTATCAAG GGGTTGGCTGACCATAAAGATACGTTGGGTGCACCACTGTGCCCTTGCCG GCATTATGATGATAAAGCTGCTGAGGTTGCACAAGGATTTTGGAATTGCCCTTGTGTTCCCATGAGAGAGAG GAAGGAATGCCACTGCATGCTATTTCTCACTCCTGATAATGATTTTGCTGGCAATGAACAG ACTATCACCTTGGATGAAATTAAAGAATCAACAGCCAACATGTAA